Proteins from a genomic interval of Aureimonas sp. AU20:
- a CDS encoding HugZ family pyridoxamine 5'-phosphate oxidase, giving the protein MTGTPEREARATEPYLTADDEARAMARRLAAEARTGALATLDAADGLPLATRIGVAREAGGDMLMLLSDLSDHTKALGAHPAASILLGSVGKGDPLAQPRLTLRGEVLRIRPEAMDHAAARARYLARHPKAALYSDFADFGFYRLRIRSALLNGGFARAYRMERTDLYREVPADLLSRERAVIDHMNADHADSLQAMIHHQRGVAGEAWRIVALDPLGFEVQLGDDVVRLEFALPVETASGYRDAFVTLARATQDST; this is encoded by the coding sequence ATGACCGGGACTCCAGAACGCGAGGCGCGGGCGACCGAGCCCTATCTCACCGCCGACGATGAGGCGCGCGCCATGGCGCGAAGGCTCGCGGCGGAGGCTCGGACCGGCGCGCTTGCCACGCTGGATGCGGCGGACGGGTTGCCGCTTGCGACGCGGATCGGCGTGGCGCGCGAGGCCGGCGGCGACATGCTGATGCTTCTGTCCGATCTGTCGGACCATACGAAGGCCCTTGGCGCCCATCCTGCCGCCTCCATCCTTCTGGGTTCGGTCGGCAAGGGCGATCCGCTGGCGCAGCCGCGCCTCACCCTTCGAGGCGAGGTCTTACGGATCAGGCCCGAGGCGATGGACCACGCGGCCGCCCGCGCGCGTTATCTCGCCCGCCACCCGAAGGCTGCGCTCTATTCGGATTTCGCGGATTTCGGGTTCTATCGCTTGCGCATTCGCAGCGCGCTTTTGAATGGCGGTTTCGCCCGCGCCTATCGGATGGAGCGCACTGATCTCTACCGCGAGGTGCCGGCCGATCTTCTGTCGCGCGAACGAGCTGTGATCGACCACATGAACGCGGACCACGCAGACAGCCTTCAGGCGATGATCCACCACCAGCGCGGCGTCGCGGGAGAGGCATGGCGGATCGTCGCGCTCGATCCGCTCGGGTTCGAGGTGCAGCTAGGCGACGATGTCGTAAGGCTGGAGTTTGCGCTGCCGGTCGAGACGGCGTCCGGCTATCGTGATGCCTTCGTCACGCTGGCCCGCGCAACGCAGGATTCAACCTGA
- a CDS encoding Mrp/NBP35 family ATP-binding protein, with the protein MSDALKTDILDVLRLIPVPDGGEDVVTRGMVSEIFVADRKAFFSLSVAASEAERFEGFRQEAERRVTEIEGIDTAMIALTAERKGAGIAARPAPAARPQPTAPQPRHHPRPRPGGAAMPAPPAPPRPVRPDIPGIRRIIAVASGKGGVGKSTTAVNLALAFSALGMKVGLLDADIYGPSVPRLLHLSGKPETRNGRTMVPLEAYGLKAMSMGFLVEEETPMIWRGPMVMSALTQMLREVDWGELDMLVVDMPPGTGDAQLTMAQSVPLAGAVIVSTPQDLALIDARKGLAMFRKVEVPVLGIVENMSYFVAPDTGRRYDIFGHGGAKAEAERLGVPFLGEVPLEMAIRESSDAGCPVVAGEPDGPHAQVYRDIAARVLASIEGVSASVPQAPTIVFE; encoded by the coding sequence ATGTCCGACGCCCTGAAGACCGACATTCTCGACGTCCTGCGCTTGATCCCGGTGCCGGATGGGGGAGAGGACGTGGTGACGCGCGGCATGGTGTCAGAGATCTTCGTCGCCGACCGGAAGGCCTTCTTCTCCTTGAGCGTCGCGGCCAGCGAGGCGGAGCGCTTCGAGGGCTTCCGGCAGGAAGCCGAGCGTCGCGTCACCGAGATCGAAGGGATCGACACGGCGATGATCGCGCTGACGGCCGAACGCAAGGGCGCGGGCATCGCCGCACGCCCGGCGCCCGCGGCCCGACCGCAACCGACAGCGCCGCAGCCCCGTCATCATCCGCGCCCGCGCCCTGGTGGTGCCGCGATGCCCGCGCCTCCCGCTCCGCCGCGCCCGGTGCGGCCCGACATTCCCGGCATCCGCCGCATCATCGCGGTGGCGAGCGGAAAGGGCGGCGTCGGCAAGTCCACCACGGCGGTCAATCTGGCGCTGGCCTTCTCGGCACTGGGCATGAAGGTCGGTCTGCTCGACGCCGACATCTACGGCCCCTCCGTGCCGCGTCTCCTGCACCTGTCTGGCAAGCCGGAAACGCGCAACGGGCGGACCATGGTGCCGTTGGAGGCCTATGGGCTGAAAGCTATGTCGATGGGCTTCCTCGTGGAGGAGGAGACGCCGATGATCTGGCGCGGCCCGATGGTCATGTCGGCGCTGACGCAGATGCTGCGCGAGGTCGATTGGGGCGAGCTCGACATGCTGGTTGTCGACATGCCGCCCGGCACGGGCGACGCGCAGCTGACCATGGCGCAGTCCGTGCCGCTGGCCGGCGCGGTCATTGTCTCGACGCCGCAGGATCTCGCGCTCATCGACGCGCGAAAGGGCCTGGCCATGTTCCGCAAGGTCGAGGTGCCCGTGCTCGGCATCGTCGAGAACATGAGCTACTTCGTCGCCCCCGACACGGGCCGGCGCTACGACATTTTCGGCCATGGCGGCGCGAAGGCGGAAGCCGAACGCCTCGGCGTGCCGTTCCTGGGCGAGGTTCCGTTGGAGATGGCGATTCGCGAAAGCTCCGATGCCGGGTGCCCGGTGGTGGCCGGTGAGCCGGACGGGCCGCATGCGCAGGTCTATCGCGACATCGCCGCGCGCGTCCTGGCCTCGATCGAGGGCGTTTCGGCGTCGGTCCCGCAGGCGCCCACGATAGTTTTTGAGTGA
- a CDS encoding ABC transporter substrate-binding protein yields the protein MKLAKKLLAATAIVLALGSAASAKTFVFCSEGSPEGFDPGLYTAGQTFDASAHPVYNRLAEFKKGTTETEPGLAESWEVSPDGLQYTFKLRPGVKFHSNDTFTPTRDLNADDVVFSFDRQGNKSNPWNQYVPGASWEYYTSMSMPDFVKSIEKVDDLTVRFTLNQPYAPFIANIAMPFASIVSKEYADKLAETGNQAQFNQAPIGTGPFRFVAYQPDAVIRYQAFADYWGGKQPIDDLIFAITKDASVRQQRLLANECQLMAYPNPADVPALQANSELTVSEQEGLNIGYLAYNTKQAPFDKPEVRRALNMAINKDAIIEAVYQGAGQKATSPIPPTMWSYDDSLKDDAYDPEGAKKALEAAGVKDLSMKIWAMPVSRPYNPNASRMAELMQSDLAKIGVKIEIVTYEWGEYLKRAADVNHDGAILLGWTGDNGDPDNFLATLLSCDSVGTSSNAAAFCNEEYEKLVQAAKRAPKQEDRAKLYEQAQVVFKQQAPWATIANSVVYVPMRSNVTGFVQSPLGDYTFDGVDLKD from the coding sequence ATGAAACTGGCGAAGAAGCTGTTGGCCGCGACAGCGATCGTTCTTGCGCTCGGTTCGGCCGCTTCGGCCAAGACCTTCGTCTTCTGTTCGGAAGGCTCGCCCGAGGGCTTCGACCCCGGCCTCTACACTGCCGGTCAGACCTTCGACGCCTCGGCCCATCCGGTCTACAACCGCTTGGCCGAATTCAAGAAGGGCACGACCGAGACCGAGCCGGGCCTCGCCGAGAGCTGGGAAGTCTCGCCCGACGGCCTGCAGTACACGTTCAAGCTGCGCCCGGGCGTCAAGTTCCATTCGAACGACACGTTCACGCCGACGCGCGACCTGAACGCCGACGACGTCGTGTTCTCGTTCGACCGCCAGGGCAACAAGAGCAATCCTTGGAATCAGTATGTTCCCGGCGCGTCCTGGGAATACTACACGTCCATGTCGATGCCCGACTTCGTGAAGTCGATCGAGAAGGTGGACGATCTGACCGTCCGCTTCACGCTGAACCAGCCCTACGCGCCGTTCATCGCCAACATCGCCATGCCCTTCGCGTCGATCGTCTCGAAGGAATATGCCGACAAGCTGGCAGAGACCGGCAACCAGGCGCAGTTCAACCAGGCGCCGATCGGCACCGGTCCGTTCCGCTTCGTCGCCTACCAGCCGGACGCGGTGATCCGCTACCAGGCCTTCGCCGACTATTGGGGCGGCAAGCAGCCGATCGACGATCTCATCTTCGCCATCACCAAGGACGCTTCGGTTCGCCAGCAGCGCCTTCTGGCGAACGAATGCCAGCTGATGGCCTATCCCAACCCGGCCGACGTGCCGGCGCTCCAGGCCAATTCCGAGCTGACGGTCTCCGAGCAGGAAGGCCTCAACATCGGCTATCTCGCCTACAACACCAAGCAGGCGCCCTTCGACAAGCCGGAAGTCCGCCGCGCGCTGAACATGGCGATCAACAAGGACGCCATCATCGAGGCCGTCTACCAGGGTGCCGGCCAGAAGGCGACGTCGCCGATCCCGCCGACCATGTGGAGCTACGACGACTCGCTGAAGGACGACGCCTACGATCCGGAAGGCGCCAAGAAGGCTCTGGAAGCGGCCGGCGTGAAGGATCTTTCGATGAAGATCTGGGCCATGCCCGTGTCGCGCCCCTACAACCCGAACGCCTCGCGCATGGCCGAACTCATGCAGTCCGACCTCGCCAAGATCGGTGTGAAGATCGAGATCGTCACCTACGAGTGGGGCGAGTATCTCAAGCGCGCCGCCGACGTGAACCATGACGGCGCCATCCTGCTCGGCTGGACCGGCGACAATGGCGATCCCGACAACTTCCTCGCCACACTGCTCAGCTGCGACTCCGTCGGCACGTCGAGCAACGCTGCGGCCTTCTGCAACGAGGAGTACGAGAAGCTGGTGCAGGCTGCCAAGCGCGCTCCCAAGCAGGAAGACCGCGCCAAGCTCTACGAGCAGGCGCAGGTCGTCTTCAAGCAGCAGGCGCCCTGGGCCACGATCGCCAACTCGGTGGTCTATGTCCCGATGCGCTCCAACGTCACGGGTTTCGTGCAGAGCCCGCTCGGCGACTACACGTTCGACGGCGTCGATCTGAAGGACTAA
- a CDS encoding ABC transporter permease subunit — MFRFLMARFGILVPTFVGVALVAFSFIRLLPGDPVTLMAGERGITPERHAQLTAALGYDQPLPIQFMDYVVRLLHGDFGTSLVTRRPVLTEFLTLFPATVELSLVAILLAVLIGVPAGVFAAVKRGSWIDQSIMGTALVGYSMPIFWWGLLLIIFFSGTLGWTPVSGRISLMYFFPQVTGFMLVDSLLSGQKGAFASAFSHLILPSIVLATIPLAVIARQTRSAMLEVLSEDYVRTARAKGLKPNRVIGIHALRNALIPVITTIGLQIGVMMAGAILTETIFSWPGIGKWMVDSVFRRDYPVVQGGLLLIALVVMVVNLAVDLLYGLINPRVRAR; from the coding sequence ATGTTCCGATTTCTTATGGCTCGTTTCGGCATTCTCGTGCCGACCTTCGTGGGCGTCGCTCTCGTCGCCTTTTCCTTCATCCGGCTTCTGCCGGGCGATCCCGTCACGCTCATGGCGGGCGAGCGCGGCATCACGCCCGAGCGCCACGCGCAGCTGACGGCGGCTCTCGGCTACGACCAGCCGCTGCCGATCCAGTTCATGGACTATGTCGTTCGGCTCCTGCACGGAGACTTCGGCACCTCGCTCGTCACCCGGCGTCCCGTGCTCACCGAGTTCCTGACGCTGTTTCCGGCCACCGTCGAACTGTCGCTCGTCGCGATCCTGCTCGCCGTCCTGATCGGCGTTCCCGCCGGCGTCTTCGCCGCGGTGAAGCGCGGCTCGTGGATCGACCAGAGCATCATGGGCACGGCGCTGGTCGGCTATTCCATGCCGATCTTCTGGTGGGGCCTGCTCCTCATCATCTTCTTTTCGGGAACACTCGGCTGGACGCCCGTTTCGGGCCGCATCTCGCTGATGTACTTCTTCCCGCAAGTGACCGGCTTCATGCTGGTGGACAGTCTTCTGTCCGGCCAGAAAGGCGCCTTCGCCTCGGCCTTCAGCCATCTCATCCTGCCGAGCATCGTGCTGGCGACGATCCCGCTGGCCGTCATCGCGCGCCAGACCCGCTCGGCCATGCTGGAAGTCTTGAGCGAGGACTATGTCCGCACCGCGCGCGCCAAGGGCCTGAAGCCGAACCGCGTCATCGGCATCCACGCTCTGCGCAACGCGCTGATCCCGGTCATCACCACGATCGGCCTTCAGATCGGCGTCATGATGGCGGGCGCGATCCTGACGGAGACGATCTTCTCCTGGCCCGGCATCGGCAAATGGATGGTCGATAGCGTGTTCCGGCGCGACTATCCCGTGGTGCAGGGCGGCCTGCTCCTGATCGCGCTGGTCGTGATGGTCGTCAATCTCGCGGTCGATCTCCTCTACGGCCTCATCAACCCCCGCGTCCGCGCGCGATAA
- a CDS encoding ABC transporter permease subunit, whose translation MPDHAPPSSGRRQMLREFWYYFSVNRGAVAGLVVFALIVLLAILAPLIAPYDPTAQNRAALLVPPVWQQGGQAAFLLGTDAVGRDVLSRLLFGAQYSLFIGVVVVILAVSTGVVVGLVAGYFRGWVDTVIMRVMDVILAFPSLLLALVLVAILGPGLTNAMIAIALVLQPHFVRLTRASVMAEKEREYVVAARVVGAGPLRLMFKTILPNCLGPLIVQATLSFSSAILDAAALGFLGLGAQPPTPEWGTMLAEAREFVLRAWWVVTLPGLAILVTVLAINLVGDGLRDALDPKMRRS comes from the coding sequence ATGCCGGACCATGCGCCGCCTTCGAGCGGTCGCCGGCAGATGCTGCGCGAGTTCTGGTATTATTTCTCGGTCAATCGCGGCGCGGTGGCGGGTCTCGTCGTCTTCGCCTTGATCGTTCTTCTCGCCATTCTGGCCCCGCTGATCGCGCCCTACGACCCGACGGCGCAGAACCGCGCGGCGCTGCTCGTGCCCCCGGTCTGGCAGCAGGGCGGACAGGCGGCCTTCCTGCTCGGCACCGACGCGGTCGGCCGCGACGTGCTCTCGCGCCTTCTCTTCGGCGCGCAATATTCGCTCTTCATCGGCGTGGTCGTGGTGATCCTCGCCGTGTCGACCGGCGTCGTGGTCGGCCTCGTCGCCGGTTATTTCCGGGGCTGGGTCGACACGGTCATCATGCGCGTCATGGACGTGATCCTGGCCTTCCCGTCGCTGCTTCTCGCTCTCGTGCTCGTCGCGATCCTCGGACCCGGCCTCACCAACGCGATGATCGCCATCGCCCTCGTGCTCCAGCCGCATTTCGTGCGCCTGACGCGCGCCTCGGTCATGGCTGAGAAGGAGCGGGAATATGTCGTGGCGGCGCGGGTGGTCGGCGCCGGCCCGCTGAGGCTCATGTTCAAGACGATCCTGCCCAACTGCCTGGGTCCGCTGATCGTGCAGGCGACGCTGTCCTTCTCCAGCGCCATTCTGGATGCGGCGGCGCTCGGCTTCCTCGGGCTCGGTGCCCAGCCTCCGACGCCGGAATGGGGCACGATGCTGGCCGAAGCGCGCGAGTTCGTCCTGCGCGCATGGTGGGTGGTGACCCTGCCGGGTCTTGCCATCCTCGTCACGGTTCTCGCCATCAATCTCGTCGGCGACGGTCTGCGCGATGCGCTCGACCCCAAGATGCGCCGGAGCTGA
- a CDS encoding ABC transporter ATP-binding protein, protein MSLLEIRNLTVSFDTASGPFKAVDGIDIHVEKGEVLAIVGESGSGKSVGMLATMGLLPKTATVTADRMQFDGRDMRTLSSRERRQLIGRDISMIFQEPMASLNPCFTVGFQLTETLRFHLGLGRSERRKRAIELLEAVGIPDPVSRLSAYPHQMSGGQCQRVMIAMAIACNPKLLIADEPTTALDVTIQKQILDLLVGLQREHGMGLIMITHDMGVVAETAHRVVVQYKGRKMEEADVLSLFEAPKHPYTRALLSALPENATGDRLPTVGDVMALEGMR, encoded by the coding sequence ATGTCGCTTCTCGAAATCCGAAATCTCACCGTCAGCTTCGACACCGCCAGCGGGCCGTTCAAGGCCGTGGACGGGATCGACATCCATGTCGAGAAGGGCGAAGTGCTCGCCATCGTCGGCGAGTCCGGCTCCGGCAAGTCGGTCGGCATGTTGGCGACCATGGGCCTCCTGCCCAAGACGGCGACCGTTACGGCGGACCGCATGCAGTTCGACGGGCGCGACATGCGCACGCTTTCGAGCCGCGAGCGGCGCCAACTCATCGGCCGCGACATCTCGATGATCTTCCAGGAGCCGATGGCGAGCCTCAACCCGTGCTTCACGGTCGGCTTCCAGCTGACCGAGACGCTGCGCTTTCATCTCGGCCTCGGCCGGTCGGAGCGCCGGAAGCGGGCGATCGAGCTTCTGGAAGCGGTCGGCATTCCCGATCCTGTCTCGCGTCTGTCGGCCTATCCGCACCAGATGTCGGGCGGCCAGTGCCAGCGCGTGATGATCGCCATGGCCATCGCCTGCAACCCCAAGCTTCTGATCGCGGACGAGCCGACCACGGCGTTGGACGTGACGATCCAGAAGCAGATCCTCGATCTGCTCGTCGGTCTCCAGCGGGAGCACGGCATGGGTCTCATCATGATCACCCACGACATGGGCGTCGTCGCCGAAACGGCGCACCGCGTCGTCGTGCAGTACAAGGGCCGCAAGATGGAAGAGGCCGACGTGCTCTCCTTGTTCGAGGCGCCGAAACACCCCTATACGCGCGCGCTGCTCTCGGCCCTGCCGGAAAACGCGACGGGCGACCGCTTGCCGACCGTGGGCGATGTCATGGCACTGGAGGGAATGCGATGA
- a CDS encoding dipeptide ABC transporter ATP-binding protein, with protein MSAVLEARGLKRDYHVARGLFAPAKTVHAVKGVSFSVDRGQTLAIVGESGCGKSTLARMLTLIDAPTAGSLQIDGQPMDVAKGVTAEMRRKVQIVFQNPYGSLNPRQKIGDVLTEPLLLNTKMSAAQRREKAMAMLVKVGLGPEHFNRYPHMFSGGQRQRIAIARALMLNPSLLVLDEPVSALDLSVQAQILNLLADLQDELGLTYVFISHDLSVVRYIADKVMVMYYGEVVEYGTRDEVFAAPSHEYTRKLFASTPRADIESIRARMAARAASAA; from the coding sequence ATGAGCGCGGTTCTCGAAGCGCGCGGCCTCAAGCGCGACTATCACGTGGCGCGCGGGCTCTTCGCCCCGGCCAAGACCGTTCACGCCGTGAAGGGCGTCAGCTTCTCGGTGGATCGCGGCCAGACGCTGGCGATCGTCGGCGAATCGGGCTGCGGCAAGTCCACCCTGGCGCGGATGCTGACCCTGATCGACGCGCCGACCGCCGGCTCGCTGCAGATCGACGGTCAGCCGATGGATGTCGCCAAGGGCGTGACGGCCGAGATGCGCCGCAAGGTGCAGATCGTCTTCCAGAATCCCTACGGTTCGCTCAATCCGCGCCAGAAGATCGGCGACGTCTTAACCGAGCCGCTGTTGCTCAACACCAAGATGTCGGCGGCCCAGCGCCGCGAGAAGGCCATGGCCATGCTGGTCAAGGTCGGCCTCGGCCCCGAGCACTTCAACCGCTACCCTCACATGTTCTCCGGCGGCCAGCGCCAGCGCATTGCCATCGCGCGCGCGCTGATGCTGAACCCCAGCCTTCTCGTTCTGGACGAGCCGGTCTCGGCTCTCGACCTTTCGGTGCAGGCGCAGATCCTGAACCTTCTGGCTGATCTGCAGGACGAGCTTGGCCTCACTTACGTCTTCATCAGCCACGACCTGTCGGTGGTGCGCTACATCGCCGACAAGGTGATGGTGATGTATTACGGCGAGGTGGTGGAATACGGAACGCGCGACGAGGTCTTCGCCGCGCCGAGCCACGAGTACACGCGCAAGCTCTTCGCCTCGACGCCGCGCGCCGACATCGAAAGCATCCGCGCCCGCATGGCGGCACGCGCCGCCTCCGCCGCCTGA
- a CDS encoding Lrp/AsnC ligand binding domain-containing protein — protein sequence MENMALDEKDRNILRALQTDARLSTVDLAAHVHLSATAVAARVKRLTEDGFILGHHARLSPDKLDRGLVVFVEVKLDRTSEDVFTEFGRAAKANADIMECHMVAGGFDYLLKARVKDMAAYRAFLAKALLELPGIRETHTYAVMEEIKSTTALPV from the coding sequence ATGGAAAACATGGCGCTGGACGAGAAGGACCGAAATATCCTCCGCGCGCTCCAAACCGATGCGCGCCTTTCCACGGTGGATCTGGCGGCGCACGTCCACCTCTCGGCGACGGCGGTGGCGGCGCGCGTCAAGCGGCTGACCGAGGACGGGTTCATTCTCGGCCATCACGCCCGGCTGTCGCCCGACAAGCTGGATCGCGGCCTAGTGGTGTTCGTCGAGGTGAAGCTGGACCGAACGAGCGAGGACGTGTTCACCGAGTTCGGCCGCGCCGCCAAGGCCAATGCCGACATCATGGAATGCCACATGGTGGCGGGCGGCTTCGACTATCTCCTGAAGGCGCGGGTGAAGGACATGGCGGCCTATCGCGCCTTCCTCGCCAAGGCGCTGCTGGAGCTTCCCGGCATTCGGGAAACCCACACCTATGCGGTGATGGAGGAGATCAAGAGCACCACCGCCCTGCCCGTGTGA
- the putA gene encoding bifunctional proline dehydrogenase/L-glutamate gamma-semialdehyde dehydrogenase PutA — translation MSLAPFSAPYSPSDRDAVAALLKACETFPVDDAAVKARARRYIESIRSRTGGIGAVEDFMREFGLSTREGLALMVLAEALLRVPDTETQDRLIEDKIGAGDWANREPIVDQKMMAASAWALGLSARIIRPHETPSGIVQSLVKRVGAPAVRTATRQAMRFLGRQFVLGETIEDALERARGFEKKGYRYSYDMLGEGARTQRDAERYFKSYADAIEAIGRRAGNKALPDRPGISVKLSALHPRYHPTHRETVMRELVPLVVDLANRARSYDLNFTIDAEEAERLELSVDVIEAVVEKVQFDGWIGFGLAIQAYGKRVLPLIRHLDAVAEKAGIRMMVRLVKGAYWDSEIKQSQEKGLAGFPVHTVKPATDLSYLASANELLQRRARLYPQFATHNALTVANILEMAGPDRSGFEFQRLHGMGESLYEALREDTKGEISCRIYAPVGGYSDLLAYLVRRLLENGANSSFVAKVGDVKVPVDELLTHPADMLRNGRVSHGGVVLPNDLFGARRNSKGTEFGDRWALAALVKARDCAKLAGLAADPAGGLETREPADIRSPVDGAAIGTSRFLTAKGATALVERAKAAVRAAEAVPATTRAAQLRRAADLLEAREGEFLALLTREAGKTLDDGIAEIREAVDFCRFYAAEAERLLAQPVALPGPTGEENRLIYRSRGVAVCISPWNFPLAIFLGQVAAALAGGNVVIAKPAEQTPLIAKRAVDLLHEAGFGKDIVHLAPGDGEAGAALVAHPATALVAFTGSTETAFAINRALAARNAPIAPLIAETGGMNAMIVDATALPEQVADDVVRSAFRSAGQRCSALRLLFVQADVADRMLAMIEGAAAELHVGDPADLETDVGPVIDGAQRDMLTAHVAEMRARQNVRFEGKLPAGLAASGHWFAPTIVELDRAESLTQEVFGPILHVVRWKAGELEKVCDAVDTTGFGLTLGVHSRIDETIRFVKERLTVGNVYVNRNMIGAIVGSQPFGGSGLSGTGPKAGGPNYLARFVREQVVSTNTAAAGGNASLIASGGD, via the coding sequence ATGAGCCTCGCGCCCTTTTCCGCCCCCTATTCCCCGAGCGACCGCGATGCCGTCGCCGCCCTCCTGAAGGCCTGTGAGACCTTCCCGGTAGACGACGCCGCAGTGAAGGCGCGGGCGCGCCGCTATATCGAGAGCATTCGCTCGCGCACCGGCGGCATCGGCGCGGTGGAAGACTTCATGCGCGAGTTCGGCCTGTCCACCCGCGAGGGCTTGGCACTCATGGTGCTGGCCGAAGCGCTGCTGCGCGTGCCCGACACCGAGACGCAGGATCGGCTGATCGAGGACAAGATCGGCGCGGGCGACTGGGCCAATCGCGAGCCGATCGTCGACCAGAAGATGATGGCGGCCTCCGCCTGGGCGCTCGGCCTCTCGGCCCGCATCATCCGCCCGCACGAAACTCCGTCGGGCATCGTCCAGTCGCTGGTCAAGCGCGTCGGCGCCCCGGCGGTTCGTACCGCGACGCGCCAGGCCATGCGCTTCCTCGGCCGGCAGTTCGTTCTGGGCGAGACGATCGAGGACGCGCTGGAGCGCGCGCGCGGCTTCGAGAAGAAGGGCTATCGCTATTCCTACGACATGCTCGGCGAGGGCGCGCGGACCCAGCGCGACGCCGAGCGCTACTTCAAATCCTATGCCGATGCGATCGAGGCGATCGGCCGGCGCGCCGGCAATAAGGCGCTGCCCGATCGCCCCGGCATCTCGGTCAAGCTTTCGGCGTTGCATCCGCGCTATCACCCGACGCACCGCGAGACCGTGATGCGCGAGCTCGTACCGCTCGTGGTTGATCTCGCCAATCGCGCCCGGTCCTACGACCTGAACTTCACGATCGACGCGGAGGAGGCCGAGCGGCTGGAACTCTCGGTCGACGTGATCGAGGCCGTGGTCGAGAAGGTCCAGTTCGACGGCTGGATCGGCTTCGGTCTTGCGATCCAAGCCTATGGTAAGCGTGTGCTGCCGCTGATCCGGCATCTCGACGCCGTGGCGGAGAAGGCCGGAATCCGCATGATGGTGCGCCTCGTGAAGGGCGCTTATTGGGATTCGGAGATCAAGCAGTCGCAGGAAAAGGGGCTTGCGGGCTTTCCCGTCCATACGGTTAAGCCCGCGACCGACCTGTCCTATCTCGCCAGCGCCAACGAGCTTCTGCAGCGTCGGGCTCGCCTTTATCCGCAGTTCGCCACGCACAACGCGCTGACCGTCGCCAACATTCTGGAAATGGCAGGGCCGGACCGTTCGGGCTTCGAGTTCCAGCGTCTGCATGGCATGGGCGAGTCGCTCTACGAGGCGCTGCGCGAGGATACGAAGGGCGAGATTTCCTGCCGCATCTACGCGCCGGTCGGCGGCTATAGCGATCTTCTGGCCTATCTCGTGCGCCGCCTTCTGGAGAACGGCGCCAATTCCTCCTTCGTCGCCAAAGTCGGCGACGTGAAGGTGCCGGTGGACGAACTCCTGACCCACCCCGCCGACATGCTGCGGAACGGGCGTGTGAGCCATGGCGGCGTCGTCCTGCCGAACGATCTGTTCGGCGCGCGCCGAAATTCCAAGGGCACCGAGTTTGGCGACCGCTGGGCGCTGGCGGCCCTCGTCAAGGCGCGCGACTGCGCCAAGCTCGCCGGTCTCGCGGCCGATCCCGCCGGCGGACTGGAGACGCGCGAGCCCGCCGACATCCGTTCGCCGGTGGACGGCGCGGCCATCGGCACGAGCCGTTTCCTCACCGCCAAGGGCGCGACCGCCCTGGTGGAGCGCGCGAAGGCTGCCGTGCGCGCGGCCGAGGCCGTGCCCGCGACGACGCGCGCCGCACAGCTTCGCCGTGCCGCCGATCTTTTGGAAGCGCGGGAAGGGGAGTTCCTGGCCCTTCTCACCCGCGAGGCCGGCAAGACGCTGGACGACGGCATTGCCGAAATTCGCGAGGCCGTGGATTTCTGCCGCTTCTACGCCGCCGAGGCCGAGCGGCTTCTGGCCCAGCCCGTCGCCCTGCCGGGGCCGACCGGTGAGGAGAACCGGCTGATCTACCGCTCGCGCGGCGTCGCCGTCTGTATCTCGCCCTGGAACTTCCCGCTGGCGATCTTCCTCGGGCAGGTCGCGGCGGCGCTGGCCGGCGGCAATGTGGTGATCGCCAAGCCCGCCGAGCAGACGCCGCTCATCGCCAAGCGCGCGGTCGATCTCTTGCACGAGGCTGGTTTCGGCAAGGACATCGTGCATCTGGCGCCGGGCGACGGCGAGGCCGGCGCGGCGCTGGTGGCCCATCCCGCGACGGCGCTCGTCGCCTTCACCGGCTCCACCGAGACGGCCTTCGCCATCAACCGGGCGCTTGCCGCCCGCAACGCGCCGATCGCGCCGCTGATCGCCGAGACCGGCGGCATGAACGCCATGATCGTCGACGCGACCGCTCTGCCCGAGCAGGTGGCGGACGATGTCGTGCGCTCCGCCTTCCGATCCGCCGGCCAGCGCTGCTCCGCGCTGCGGCTTCTCTTCGTGCAAGCCGATGTCGCGGACCGGATGCTGGCGATGATCGAGGGCGCGGCGGCGGAGCTGCATGTCGGCGATCCCGCCGATCTCGAAACCGATGTCGGCCCGGTGATCGACGGCGCGCAGAGGGACATGCTGACCGCCCATGTCGCGGAGATGCGAGCGAGGCAGAATGTTCGCTTCGAGGGCAAGTTGCCCGCCGGGCTTGCCGCAAGCGGCCATTGGTTCGCGCCGACCATCGTGGAGCTCGACCGGGCGGAGTCGCTGACCCAAGAGGTGTTCGGCCCGATCCTGCATGTCGTGCGCTGGAAGGCGGGCGAGCTGGAGAAGGTCTGCGACGCCGTGGACACGACCGGCTTCGGCCTGACGCTTGGCGTTCATTCGCGCATCGACGAGACGATCCGCTTCGTCAAGGAGCGGCTGACGGTCGGAAATGTTTACGTCAATCGCAACATGATCGGCGCCATCGTCGGCTCGCAGCCCTTCGGCGGCTCGGGCCTGTCGGGCACCGGCCCGAAAGCGGGTGGGCCGAACTATCTCGCGCGCTTCGTGCGCGAGCAGGTCGTCTCCACCAACACGGCGGCGGCCGGCGGCAATGCCAGCCTGATCGCGTCCGGCGGCGATTGA